DNA from Dietzia lutea:
CGAGCGCACCGCCGCGGCGTACGGCGCCCGGTTCCGGTCCGAGCTGCTGGAGCTGACCCACGACCTGCCGGCCGCGCACCATCAGCTCGAGTCGACGCTGGCGGAGCGGCCGCACCGCGCACCCGAACGGCGGGTCACGGGAGGCAGCGGGCCCGCCACCTCCATTGCGGTGATGGGCGGCGTGGAGCGCACCGGCTCGTGGACCCTGCCGGCCGAGCACACAGCGGTCGCGCTGATGGGCGGAATCGAGATCGACCTCAGGCGCGCGGCGCTGCAGTCCCGCGAGACCGTGATCCGGGCGTTCGCGATCATGGGCGGCATCGAGATCTACGTCCCCGACGACGTCCACGTGGAAGTCGACGGGATCGGCTTCATGGGCGGTTTCGGGGAGGAGTCGGG
Protein-coding regions in this window:
- a CDS encoding DUF1707 SHOCT-like domain-containing protein, producing MDDVTPEPDRPLPAVRASDAEREATAKLLQESYSEGRLTLAEFDERTAAAYGARFRSELLELTHDLPAAHHQLESTLAERPHRAPERRVTGGSGPATSIAVMGGVERTGSWTLPAEHTAVALMGGIEIDLRRAALQSRETVIRAFAIMGGIEIYVPDDVHVEVDGIGFMGGFGEESGRWKPDPRPVHQAPPGAPVLRITGLALMGGVGVRRVPRVEQ